A single genomic interval of Melanotaenia boesemani isolate fMelBoe1 chromosome 4, fMelBoe1.pri, whole genome shotgun sequence harbors:
- the LOC121638183 gene encoding LOW QUALITY PROTEIN: prostaglandin D2 receptor 2 (The sequence of the model RefSeq protein was modified relative to this genomic sequence to represent the inferred CDS: inserted 2 bases in 1 codon), producing MSNMYSNSTTSEGQFCPQLQMMRDHGVNNNTKVNLAVVCVHGLVSCLGILENALIIWVVGFRLRNRTVASVWVLNLAMSDFLATLTLPLFTIYLHSSHSWELGNPLCKAKSSXFFLNMFVSAFLLAAISLDRLLLVVKPVWSQNHRSVAGAWKVCALGWLWATLNTAPYSLFRSVVEKRDGRKLCYHNFALFSSAATLERDCNVMQTAIAISKLLLAFLFPLVVIAGSYIQIGLSLRKRDMRRRQSASKLTNTLIVSNSDRVKNTPTNTKTNNFLLKHFTCGPSIRSEVNTLSPTTSSPHQNQLSQSFTKMVSCVIAAFALCWAPYHIFCTIELSDKEDTLKLVETWLPLAATLAFLNPLLNPILYAFSCPHFCVRIQQSLGALFDGLVEEGEGILMVSGKSLRAHMKRKSSQDGSLATPGSPEGLCQSPDI from the exons ATGTCCAACATGTACTCAAACTCAACCACTTCAGAGGGCCAGTTCTGCCCCCAGCTTCAGATGATGAGGGACCACGGAGTCAATAACAACACAAAGGTCAATCTGGCCGTGGTTTGCGTTCATGGTCTGGTCTCCTGCCTGGGGATTTTGGAAAACGCCCTGATCATCTGGGTGGTGGGCTTCCGCCTCAGAAATCGTACTGTGGCCTCTGTATGGGTGCTTAATCTGGCCATGTCTGACTTTCTGGCCACCTTGACTCTCCCACTCTTCACCATCTACCTTCATTCTTCCCATAGCTGGGAACTTGGCAACCCACTTTGCAAAGCAAAGTCATC ATTCTTCCTAAATATGTTTGTGTCAGCCTTCCTGCTGGCAGCTATTTCCCTGGACCGCTTACTTCTGGTGGTCAAGCCCGTGTGGAGCCAGAATCATCGGTCAGTGGCAGGAGCATGGAAGGTGTGTGCACTGGGCTGGCTGTGGGCAACATTAAATACAGCTCCTTATTCCCTGTTTCGCTCAGTGGTAGAGAAGAGGGATGGGAGGAAGTTGTGTTATCATAATTTTGCCTTGTTTTCATCCGCTGCAACACTGGAGAGAGATTGCAATGTGATGCAAACAGCAATAGCCATCTCCAAGCTGCTGCTTGCTTTCCTGTTCCCTCTTGTGGTGATTGCAGGGAGCTACATCCAAATTGGCCTCAGCCTGAGGAAGAGGGACATGAGGAGAAGGCAAAGTGCCAGTAAACTAACAAATACACTGATTGTGTCAAACAGTGATCGAGTGAAAAATAcacctacaaacacaaaaactaatAATTTCCTGCTCAAACATTTTACTTGTGGTCCATCTATTAGGTCAGAAGTAAATACCTTGTCACCCACCACCTCTAGTCCACATCAAAACCAGCTTTCCCAGAGTTTCACCAAGATGGTTTCATGTGTGATTGCAGCATTTGCACTGTGCTGGGCTCCTTATCACATCTTCTGCACAATTGAGCTCTCAGATAAGGAAGATACTCTCAAACTGGTGGAGACTTGGCTCCCGCTAGCTGCTACACTTGCATTCTTAAATCCATTATTGAACCCCATCCTGTATGCCTTCAGCTGTCCGCACTTCTGTGTGAGAATACAGCAAAGCCTGGGGGCATTATTCGATGGACtggtggaggagggagagggaaTACTGATGGTCTCGGGGAAGAGTCTAAGAGCTCACATGAAGCGGAAGAGCAGTCAGGATGGAAGCCTTGCAACACCAGGTTCACCAGAAGGACTGTGTCAGTCACCTGACATTTAA